In Belonocnema kinseyi isolate 2016_QV_RU_SX_M_011 chromosome 4, B_treatae_v1, whole genome shotgun sequence, a single window of DNA contains:
- the LOC117171845 gene encoding pro-resilin-like produces MFKLMVALGVVALALARPEPPVNSYLPPGGGTGRGNGGGPNGGDPSSQYGPPGFGGGNGASSGNFGGAGGTPGGNFGRGGGGPPSSSYGTPNGGGGFGGGAGGRPGAGASGNGFGNSGLAGARPSDNYGPPSAGGGASGGFGAGGSNGGNGGARGFGGGRPSDSYGPPTVGGTGFNSGGRGVSRGSGNGGFGGGTPADSYGQPPPPPSGGTTGGFGGGVPSDSYGTPLNRGSGGGGTGAGASGGRPSDSYGPPRGGNVRGGTGGERPSDSYGPPAGGNGRGGFGGSGGSGGFSGSGNAGGFGGSGNSGGFSVLAGAGGPGGERPSDSYGPPSGSGNGNGKGGGSVGGYGGGRPSDSYGPLSGGGSGRGGAGGSGGSGGFGGGRPADSYGPPSGGNAGFGGNGRGNGGNEGVGDGGFGGSSPSDSYGPPAFGGGSQGNGGNQGYPSGGSGDFGGGSGGGGSESGGYGSNTDEESNEPAKYEFTYEVKDDQTGSTFGHTETRDGDRAQGSFNVLLPDGRKQVVEYEADANGYKPQIRYEGEANTDTGAGSAGGVGGYPSAVGVGGSGNSNGYSSGGPSGSGNVERNGYSSGGQAGGSGNGYPSGGPSGGGFGGNDGNRGGADGYPSGGPSGGGFGGNGGGNGGNSGVGYPSGRPGGSSGSGFGGSGGGNNGKFGGVAGGNAGYPRGGVGGNGGNIGGNSGGGYLAGGSSSGGNGGNGGFEGRNGRPSGGGGQGYPSGRPGGNASSGVGQGGGSGGYPSGSGGDAAANDGYQY; encoded by the exons ATGTTCAAG CTGATGGTAGCATTGGGGGTTGTGGCCCTGGCTCTTGCTAGGCCAGAACCACCTGTAAACTCATATTTACCACCAGGAGGTGGAACCGGCAGGGGAAATGGCGGAGGACCAAACGGTGGTGATCCTTCGAGCCAATATGGCCCACCAGGTTTTGGAGGAGGGAATGGCGCATCAAGTGGAAATTTCGGAGGTGCGGGTGGAACACCAGGTGGAAATTTTGGTAGAGGCGGTG GAGGTCCACCATCAAGCTCTTATGGAACACCGAATGGGGGAGGTGGATTTGGAGGCGGCGCAGGTGGAAGACCTGGTGCAGGCGCTAGCGGCAATGGATTTGGAAACAGCGGCTTGGCTGGAGCAAGGCCATCAGATAACTATGGTCCACCATCCGCTGGTGGCGGTGCAAGCGGAGGATTTGGAGCCGGAGGTTCTAATGGCGGAAACGGAGGAGCTAGAGGATTTGGTGGAGGAAGACCTTCAGACAGCTATGGTCCACCTACGGTAGGTGGTACTGGTTTTAATTCTGGTGGAAGAGGAGTCTCCAGAGGATCTGGAAATGGAGGATTTGGAGGTGGAACGCCAGCGGACAGTTACGGTCAGCCACCTCCTCCTCCATCTGGCGGCACCACTGGGGGATTCGGTGGAGGCGTACCATCTGATAGTTACGGAACACCTCTTAATAGAGGGAGTGGAGGAGGAGGTACCGGAGCTGGAGCATCTGGAGGTAGACCATCTGATAGTTATGGACCACCCAGGGGTGGAAACGTTAGAGGAGGTACAGGTGGAGAAAGACCTTCGGATAGTTATGGACCACCTGCTGGTGGAAATGGACGAGGAGGTTTTGGTGGATCCGGTGGCTCGGGTGGTTTCAGTGGATCAGGAAATGCTGGAGGTTTCGGGGGATCGGGCAATTCCGGCGGTTTCAGTGTATTGGCTGGTGCCGGTGGACCTGGTGGTGAAAGACCATCAGATAGCTATGGACCTCCTTCAGGAAGTGGAAACGGAAATGGAAAAGGAGGTGGTTCAGTTGGTGGATACGGAGGTGGAAGACCATCAGATAGCTATGGACCGCTCTCAGGAGGTGGAAGCGGAAGAGGAGGAGCTGGGGGTTCAGGTGGTAGTGGTGGATTTGGAGGTGGTAGGCCCGCTGACAGTTATGGACCACCTTCGGGGGGAAATGCAGGTTTTGGAG gAAATGGCCGAGGGAATGGAGGTAATGAAGGTGTTGGTGACGGCGGATTTGGAGGAAGTAGTCCATCGGACAGTTACGGGCCACCGGCTTTTGGAGGCGGAAGCCAAGGTAATGGTGGAAATCAGGGTTATCCTTCTGGCGGCTCTGGGGATTTCGGTGGAGGTAGCGGGGGAGGTGGATCTGAATCTGGTGGTTATGGCAGTAATACAGATGAAGAGAGCAAT GAACCAGCCAAGTATGAATTTACTTATGAAGTGAAAGATGATCAAACTGGTAGCACTTTTGGCCACACAGAAACTCGAGATGGTGACAGAGCACAAGGAAGCTTTAATGTTCTTTTACCTGATGGCCGTAAGCAGGTAGTCGAATACGAAGCAGATGCAAATGGGTACAAACCCCAGATTAGATACGAGGGTGAAGCCAACACTGATACAGGCGCCGGAAGTGCTGGTGGTGTTGGAGGTTACCCATCTGCAGTTGGAGTTGGCGGCAGTGGCAATAGTAACGGTTATTCTTCAGGTGGTCCATCTGGCAGTGGAAATGTTGAAAGAAATGGATATTCTTCTGGAGGGCAAGCTGGAGGTAGTGGAAACGGTTATCCTTCAGGCGGACCTTCTGGAGGTGGCTTCGGTGGCAATGACGGTAATCGTGGAGGGGCTGATGGATATCCCTCAGGAGGACCATCTGGTGGCGGATTCGGAGGCAACGGAGGTGGTAATGGCGGAAACAGTGGTGTTGGTTACCCATCTGGTCGACCAGGAGGAAGTTCCGGTAGTGGATTTGGAGGTTCAGGAGGaggaaataatggaaaatttggaGGTGTTGCTGGAGGAAACGCAGGGTATCCGCGAGGTGGTGTAGGTGGTAATGGCGGAAACATTGGTGGAAATAGCGGTGGGGGTTACCTAGCTGGTGGATCAAGTAGTGGAGGCAATGGAGGAAATGGAGGATTCGAAGGTAGAAATG GACGACCTAGTGGCGGTGGAGGTCAAGGATACCCTTCGGGTAGACCCGGTGGGAATGCATCCAGCGGTGTTGGTCAAGGAGGTGGGAGTGGGGGATATCCCTCAGGTAGCGGAGGTGACGCTGCAGCCAATGACGGATATCAATACTAA
- the LOC117171731 gene encoding pro-resilin-like, translating into MILTVLLLTTMLVGIWSEPQGPSYLPPNVGASPSHPSRPNAGHPDEWAGDPVNYEFSYEVQDGDAGLDFGHREMRKDDTATGSYHVLLPDGRTQYVDYIADENGYRPMIRYEGTASYPAGRPADQGYKY; encoded by the exons ATGATTTTAACG GTTCTACTGTTGACGACGATGCTGGTAGGAATTTGGAGTGAACCACAGGGCCCATCGTATCTGCCTCCCAATGTAGGTGCTTCTCCATCACATCCGTCTAGACCCAACGCTGGCCACCCAGACGAGTGGGCTGGG gATCCAGTAAACTATGAGTTTTCATATGAGGTACAAGATGGTGACGCAGGTTTGGACTTCGGGCACCGAGAGATGCGAAAGGATGACACAGCCACCGGAAGTTACCACGTCCTACTTCCTGATGGACGAACGCAGTACGTCGATTATATTGCCGATGAGAACGGCTATCGACCCATGATTCGATACGAAGGAACCGCCTCTTATCCAGCTGGGCGTCCTGCAGACCAaggatataaatattaa